The DNA window CCCCCGCCAACGCCTGTGCAAGTTCTTTGACGAGGCCAAACCGAACAACCCGGTGGTGATCACTGGCGATATCCATTCAAGTTGGGTGAGCGAGATTAAGTCGGACTTCAACCGGCCCGAGAGCCGCAATGTCGGAGTCGAATTTGTGGGAACTTCAATCACTTCGTCCGGGGACGGCGTAGAAGTTCCGGCAGCCGAAGCCGCCTTTAAGAAAGACAATCCACATCTGAAATTCTTCCTCGCCAAGCGCGGCTATGTCAGTTGCGCCGTGACGGCGAAGTCATGGGAAAGCGCCTATCGCGTCGTACCGGTCGTAAGTACACCGAATGGAGCGATCGAGACGCGCGCAAAGTTCCGCGTCGAAGCAGGCACCAACCGCATCGAGCGTGTATGAAGCGTAGAGAATTTTTGGGAACGGCGGCTGGGGCCTTCGCGCAGGCCGAAACGCCCTCGCGCCCCAATATTCTCTGGCTCACTTGTGAAGACATGAGCCCGAATCTGGGCTGTTACGGAGACCCGGTAGCGAAGACTCCCGCCATCGATCGCTTCGCCGCGCGCAGCCTTCGTTACCGGAATGTTTGGTCCTGCGCCCCAGTCTGTGCCCCGGCGCGGACCACCATCATCAGCGGCATGTATCCAACGGCGACGGGCTCCGAAAACATGCGCTGCCTGTCCAAGATGGCGCCCGGACAGGCCATGTTTCCGCAACTGCTACGCGAAGCAGGCTACTACACATCGAACAACGCGAAAGAGGATTACAACCTCGCGCTGAGCGGCAAGGTCTGGGATGAAAGCTCCCCGCAAGCCCATTGGCGCAAGCGCAGCGGACAACAACCTTTCTTTAGCGTGTTCAACTTTCTGATCACGCATGAAAGCCAGATCCGGTCCCGGCCGCACAAGCGCAAGCAGGACCCGCGCAAGGTCCGGATTCCAGCCTATCTGCCGGACCTCCCCGAGATCCGTCAGGATTGGGCGCAGTACTACGACCGCATCGCTGAAATGGACGGCATGGTCCAACGCACCCTCGACGAACTCCAAGCCGACGGCCTCGCGGACACCACGATTGTAATGTTCTACTCGGACCACGGCGCAGGGATGCCACGCTCCAAACGTTGGCCCTACAACTCCGGGTTGCAGGTACCGATGATCGTTCACATACCCGCAGCCTTTCGCCATCTGGCGCCCCAGGATTACAAAGGAGGAGCGTGGAGTGAGCGGATGGTCAGCTTTGTGGATCTCGCCCCAACCTTGCTCAGCCTGGCGGGCGTCCCCAAGCCGGATTATCACCAGGGCTTTGCCTTTCTCGGGAACAAGATCGAAGACGAACAGGAATACATCTACGGCTTCCGGGGCCGCATGGATGAGCGCATCGATCTCGTGCGTAGCGTACGCGACAAGCGTTATGTCTACATCCGCAACTACATGCCGCATCGCATCTACGGCCAGCATCTGGCCTATATGTTCGAGATGCCGACCACGCGCAAGTGGAAAGAAGCCTTCGAGGCAGGCAAGACGACCGACGAGCAGAGTCACTTCTGGAAGACCAAAGCGAGCGAAGAGCTCTACGATCTGGACAACGATCGCGATGAGGTCCACAACCTCGCCTACCGGCCCAATGCCGAACAGAAACAGGCCCTCGCTAGACTCCGTGCCGCGCAACATTCCCTGGCCCGGCGCATCCGGGATGTCGGTTTTCTCCCCGAGCATGAGATGTATGAGCGGTCACGCGCCGACGCGCCATTCACCATGGCGCAAGACCAGACTCGCTATGCCGCATCACGAGTGATCAACGCCGCCGACCTGGCAACGCTCCCGCAACCACCTTCGCCCGCAGTGCTGCGAACCTATCTTGGTGATGGAGACAGCGGAGTGCGCTACTGGTGTGCGCTAGGCCTTCTCCGGCAAGGCCTGCCGGCAGTTGAGATGGCCGCCGAAGGGCTCCGGATGTGCCTGCATGACCCGTCGCTGAGTGTCCGCATGGTGGCGGCCGAAGCCTTGGCCCGCTACGGCACCGCAGAGGACGTCGATCCGGCCATTGAGCGTCTGTTAAGCACCGCACATGCCGAGGTGAACGATGTCTATATTGCGATTGCAGCGCTCAACGCGCTGACGGAAATTGGCGCGGCAAAGCTAAAGCCTTACCACGCCAAAATCGCACTTTTGCCGCTCGAAACCTCGAGAGTCAATGAGCGGATGAAAGGGTATCTGGGAGATCTGATCCGGCATCTGCACCAGATCAGCGCCTAATTCAGGCGACCTTCTTCGACTTCTTTTCTTCACTTTTCGATTCGGTTTCATCCAGCTCGAAATGCGATTCAATGAACCAGAGCTTGAGATCGACCGCGCGGCTGATCTCTGTAAATAAATCCGCGGTCGTTTTATCCCCGGCGTCGTCCGCCGCATCGATGTTGTCGTGAATCATCTTGGCGTAGGCCGCAAAACTGGTTGCGATCGCATGGAGATGTTCTTCCCCATGAGCGATCCCCAGCGGATATTCTTTGAGCGGCGACGCAGCAGCCGCCTGCCGCAAGGTTCCATTGACTTCGCCCCCCAGTTGTCCGGCCCGCTCGGCAATTTCATCTGAGAACGGAAGCACTGCTTCTGCAACAGAATCAAAGAGCAAGTGGAGTGTATTGAAGCGCGGTCCACGTACGTTCCAGTGAGCCTGTTTGGCTTGGGTATAAAGATCCATTGAGGCCGCAAGACTTTTCTGGAGCATATCAGTC is part of the Bryobacter aggregatus MPL3 genome and encodes:
- a CDS encoding sulfatase-like hydrolase/transferase; protein product: MKRREFLGTAAGAFAQAETPSRPNILWLTCEDMSPNLGCYGDPVAKTPAIDRFAARSLRYRNVWSCAPVCAPARTTIISGMYPTATGSENMRCLSKMAPGQAMFPQLLREAGYYTSNNAKEDYNLALSGKVWDESSPQAHWRKRSGQQPFFSVFNFLITHESQIRSRPHKRKQDPRKVRIPAYLPDLPEIRQDWAQYYDRIAEMDGMVQRTLDELQADGLADTTIVMFYSDHGAGMPRSKRWPYNSGLQVPMIVHIPAAFRHLAPQDYKGGAWSERMVSFVDLAPTLLSLAGVPKPDYHQGFAFLGNKIEDEQEYIYGFRGRMDERIDLVRSVRDKRYVYIRNYMPHRIYGQHLAYMFEMPTTRKWKEAFEAGKTTDEQSHFWKTKASEELYDLDNDRDEVHNLAYRPNAEQKQALARLRAAQHSLARRIRDVGFLPEHEMYERSRADAPFTMAQDQTRYAASRVINAADLATLPQPPSPAVLRTYLGDGDSGVRYWCALGLLRQGLPAVEMAAEGLRMCLHDPSLSVRMVAAEALARYGTAEDVDPAIERLLSTAHAEVNDVYIAIAALNALTEIGAAKLKPYHAKIALLPLETSRVNERMKGYLGDLIRHLHQISA